A window of the Electrophorus electricus isolate fEleEle1 chromosome 11, fEleEle1.pri, whole genome shotgun sequence genome harbors these coding sequences:
- the myoz1a gene encoding myozenin-1a translates to MPLSGTPAPPNKRKKSTRIISDLSHITQDEYESEPEASEFDLGTKIRAPKDIMLEELSLLKNKGSKMFRMRQQRVEKFIYENNPDIFNSDSMDNLQKLVPSLGGQMIDVGGRLVGGHTLVQTVGGGYAPVPPPKPGRFGKEAGSVITASGTAIGSGRSAAAGEGGKVSVSTVISQSDETAKAALEKAKKRKEYVKTYVSPWERAMKGNEDLLITMKPFMPGPCAHGDLPKYKCFNRCAMPFGGFEKASQLMTFQLPDVEAAVDEPEPAVVYQHDINSRPSFNRTPIGWVGSGESGNVHLAMDGMPFDGETDDL, encoded by the exons ATGCCTCTCTCTGGAACACCGGCTCCTCCCAACAAGAGGAAAAAATCCACCAGAATCATCAGTGATCTCTCCCATATCACTCAGGACG AGTACGAATCCGAACCCGAGGCCTCAGAGTTTGACTTGGGGACAAAGATCCGAGCCCCCAAAGACATAATGCTGGAGGAACTGTCCCTGCTGAAGAACAAGGGCTCCAAGATGTTCAGAATGAGACAGCAGCGCGTCGAGAAGTTCATCTACGAGAACAACCCTGACATCTTCAACAGTGACTCTAtg GATAACCTCCAGAAGCTGGTACCCAGCCTTGGTGGCCAGATGATAGATGTTGGTGGCCGTCTGGTTGGGGGACATACTCTTGTCCAGACTGTTGGGGGTGGGTATGCACCTGTACCCCCTCCCAAACCAGGACGCTTTGGCAAGGAGGCTGGAAGTGTGATAACTGCAAGTGGAACGGCTATAGGAAGTGGAAGATCTGCAGCTgcaggagaaggagggaaagtCAGTGTATCAACGGTGATTTCACAGA GTGATGAAACTGCCAAGGCTGCTTTagagaaggcaaaaaaaagaaaggaatatgTGAAGACATATGTATCACCATGGGAACGAGCCATGAAGGGCAATGAGGATCTCTTAATTACTATGAAGCCATTCATGCCGGGACCCTGTGCCCATGGTGATCTGCCCAAATACAAGTGCTTCAACAG GTGCGCTATGCCTTTTGGGGGCTTTGAGAAAGCTTCTCAGCTGATGACCTTCCAGCTGCCAGACGTGGAGGCAGCAGTGGACGAGCCCGAGCCTGCCGTGGTGTACCAGCACGACATCAACTCGCGACCCTCCTTCAACCGCACCCCTATTGGCTGGGTGGGCAGCGGGGAATCGGGCAACGTCCACTTGGCGATGGATGGCATGCCATTCGATGGGGAGACTGATGACCTGTGA
- the synpo2la gene encoding synaptopodin 2-like protein encodes MVAEEVIVTLSGGAPWGFRLQGGVDQQRPLQVAKVRKRSKACRAGLREGDELVAINESPCASLSHAQAMLLVDSIPGALRIRVKRAPVGFQSVVLVARAPSPRIDKEYRACLQVKSPTDTKPQQASVQQVPTPGRGGLTSPPGSEAYYGETDSDADLAGNDRQRRAKHRSPSGSPGKAGRTSPEGGETSEMSGYDSAPDAQAYSATEQGEAPVVYQPCPSAAWSSHASPETSSVSTDDHSAQDAVVEEDGGFQELANVPFVSPERAREALMLTSRSQLVPIVGPVDNPVDEELTLTYMAKAKQAKLNRGETLQDKQVKEARTKCRTIASLLTDAPNPHSKGVLMFKKRRQRSKKYTLTSYGSVDEDTQPDSQEEDGLFPGSESELDEEGFSAAPDPTWDGDYLDMLERRSASRGMEEERTAALSPGLSDSSGKGVQMFEQQRKRAEEHARKVSAAPPQQARIWNPSQAEKPTQPLPAQTQTQNKPSVQPPLVAPKPARPPPAVMLQQNAPATEMLTAAHSLIPAPPPQGTPSAVSGDAATAAIAAPAEVPIGSLLLPPTSAGMPPPPTPLPELPPSSVLNRTARPFAPGFITHRASTAPVLFCPSVPKKTPRPVSVAVMAPSEETAKDGAPASIREIQWSRPPAAEPTAPVCASPEPHPPAPVRPAAPHAASSAAQVAAAAGSSGPTAVPTAAPHAGLPDHTSGISVASSGAPAAETPAIPASPTGPVTISAPITLTSSVTPVSPVAYREKAPGAGGRTGILEGARRRSTNKPMFRVFDSKKNSPNPELLSLVQNLDERSKHLCPEPVVLAEDDCFAIEERRGRMPPPVAPKPRVMLDTSLIRQAEGKGAELFARRQNRMNFYVVDSMPTAPQQLHTLPQQSVMAMIRLQEPPPSHWKYSPNVRAPPPIGYNPLLSPSCPLGVQRGGARAPQEGPKVGKSRYGVQKEGIRAIDFMRRQPYQLNPAMFSFGGSSDTHSSAASYQRQLQEGHTLTQPRQVPMKAARVYEIKRFSTPTPMSAPTLTPTVIAPRAQTTLGEPLSRSDMTSPLSEMAFLPPQGVPEPTPARAPGLPELPNMLTAPTPHPTPYSPPSPVSSRFNVSCPGLQAAKQFKSAPELSSLPLSTLRPPVQAPKPRFVANRVGMQPHVWRPGALQH; translated from the exons ATGGTGGCAGAGGAGGTCATCGTCACGCTGTCCGGTGGAGCTCCGTGGGGCTTCAGGCTCCAGGGGGGAGTGGACCAACAGAGACCGCTGCAGGTGGCCAAG GTGCGGAAGCGCAGCAAAGCTTGCAGGGCGGGGCTCAGAGAGGGCGACGAGTTGGTGGCCATCAACGAGAGCCCGTGCGCCAGCCTGTCCCACGCTCAGGCCATGCTCCTCGTCGACAGCATCCCCGGAGCACTACGCATCCGGGTGAAGAG GGCGCCGGTAGGCTTCCAGTCAGTGGTTCTGGTGGCCCGAGCTCCTTCTCCCCGCATTGATAAAGAGTACCGTGCCTGCCTTCAGGTCAAGTCCCCGACCGACACCAAACCGCAGCAAGCGAGCGTCCAGCAGGTGCCCACTCCCGGCCGCGGCGGGCTGACGTCTCCTCCGGGCAGCGAGGCGTACTACGGTGAGACGGACAGCGATGCGGACCTGGCCGGAAACGACAGGCAGCGGCGGGCCAAACACCGCAGCCCCAGCGGTTCACCGGGGAAGGCGGGCCGCACCTCGCCCGAGGGCGGTGAGACCTCGGAGATGAGCGGCTACGACAGCGCGCCTGATGCCCAGGCCTACTCCGCGACAGAGCAGGGCGAAGCCCCGGTGGTCTACCAGCCCTGTCCGTCTGCAGCCTGGTCCTCGCACGCCTCCCCGGAGACGTCCTCGGTGAGCACCGATGACCACAGCGCGCAGGAtgcagtggtggaggaggacgGCGGGTTCCAGGAGCTCGCCAACGTGCCATTTGTGTCtccagagagagcgagagaggccCTGATGCTGACTTCCCGGAGCCAGCTGGTGCCCATTGTGGGGCCCGTGGACAACCCGGTGGACGAGGAGCTCACCCTGACCTACATGGCTAAGGCAAAACAAGCCA AACTGAACCGTGGTGAGACGCTACAGGACAAGCAGGTAAAAGAGGCTCGGACCAAGTGCCGCACCATCGCGTCCCTGCTGACCGATGCACCCAACCCCCACTCCAAGGGCGTTCTGATGTTCAAAAAACGGCGCCAGCGCTCAAAGAAATACACGCTGACCAGCTACGGCAGCGTGGACGAGGACACACAGCCGGACTCCCAAGAGGAGGACGGCCTGTTCCCTGGCAGCGAGTCGGAGCTCGACGAGGAAGGGTTTAGCGCGGCGCCCGATCCCACCTGGGACGGCGACTACCTGGACATGTTGGAGAGGAGGTCGGCGTCGCGGGgcatggaggaggagaggaccgCCGCCCTGAGCCCCGGCCTGAGCGACAGCTCGGGGAAAGGGGTGCAGATGTTTGAGCAGCAGCGGAAGAGAGCCGAGGAGCACGCGAGGAAGGTGTCTGCCGCGCCGCCGCAGCAGGCTCGGATCTGGAACCCGTCGCAGGCTGAAAAGCCAACGCAGCCTCTGCCTGCACAGACCCAAACGCAGAACAAACCCAGCGTCCAGCCACCGCTGGTGGCACCGAAACCTGCCAGGCCGCCGCCGGCGGTGATGCTGCAACAGAACGCTCCAGCGACAGAGATGCTCACCGCAGCGCACTCGCTAATCCCAGCCCCGCCACCCCAAGGCACCCCTTCTGCTGTTAGTGGGGATGCTGCCACCGCAGCGATTGCGGCCCCTGCCGAGGTACCTATAGGCTCTCTGTTGTTACCTCCCACATCAGCTGGAATgccccctcctcccaccccTCTGCCAGAGCTGCCCCCCAGTTCAGTACTGAACCGCACTGCCCGCCCCTTCGCTCCAGGCTTCATCACCCACAGAGCCTCCACCGCACCTGTGCTCTTCTGCCCCTCCGTGCCTAAGAAGACCCCCAGACCGGTGTCGGTGGCCGTGATGGCACCGTCGGAGGAGACGGCCAAGGACGGAGCCCCTGCCAGCATCAGAGAAATCCAGTGGAGCAGGCCTCCTGCAGCTGAGCCCACCGCACCTGTCTGTGCGTCCCCTGAGCCACACCCACCGGCTCCGGTGCGGCCGGCTGCTCCGCACGCAGCATCGTCTGCTGCACAGGTCGCAGCAGCCGCTGGTTCATCAGGTCCCACTGCCGTTCCCACCGCTGCTCCCCATGCTGGGCTCCCAGATCACACCAGTGGAATTTCCGTGGCATCCTCTGGGGCCCCTGCAGCTGAGACACCGGCGATTCCTGCGTCCCCTACTGGCCCTGTGACCATTTCAGCTCCCATAACCCTTACCAGCTCTGTGACCCCTGTGTCTCCTGTAGCGTACCGAGAGAAAGCTCCGGGCGCAGGCGGCCGAACTGGTATCCTGGAAGGAGCTCGCCGCCGAAGTACCAATAAGCCCATGTTCCGGGTATTCGACAGCAAGAAGAACTCCCCCAACCCGGAGCTGCTGTCTTTGGTGCAGAACTTAGATGAGAGGTCAAAGCATCTCTGTCCGGAGCCCGTCGTGCTCGCTGAAGATGATTGCTTTGCCATAGAGGAGCGGAGGGGAAGGATGCCTCCTCCGGTGGCGCCCAAGCCTCGCGTCATGTTGGACACGTCCCTGATCCGGCAGGCAGAGGGGAAGGGCGCCGAGCTCTTTGCACGCAGACAGAATCGAATGAATTTCTACGTAGTGGATTCCATGCCCACTGCCCCACAGCAGCTGCACACACTGCCTCAACAGTCAGTGATGGCCATGATCAGACTACAGGAGCCCCCGCCCTCCCACTGGAAGTACTCCCCGAACGTCCGCGCCCCTCCTCCCATCGGGTACAACCCTCTGCTGTCCCCTTCTTGCCCCCTGGGAGTACAGCGTGGAGGTGCAAGGGCTCCACAGGAAGGCCCCAAGGTGGGCAAGAGTCGTTACGGCGTCCAAAAGGAAGGTATAAGAGCCATTGACTTCATGAGGCGGCAGCCTTATCAGCTCAACCCAGCCATGTTCAGCTTCGGAGGCAGCTCAGACACGCACTCTTCAGCTGCCTCCTACCAGAGGCAGCTGCAAGAGGGCCACACCCTGACCCAGCCCAGGCAGGTGCCCATGAAAGCAGCTCGAGTCTACGAGATCAAGCGCTTCTCCACTCCCACGCCCATGTCGGCACCGACACTAACACCTACAGTGATTGCCCCACGCGCACAGACCACGCTGGGGGAGCCGCTGTCTCGCTCTGACATGACGTCTCCGCTATCGGAAATGGCTTTCCTTCCACCTCAAGGTGTGCCCGAACCCACTCCCGCACGAGCACCAGGCTTGCCAGAGCTCCCCAACATGTTGACTGCGCCCACACctcaccctacaccctactcACCCCCAAGCCCTGTGTCCAGCAGGTTCAACGTAAGCTGCCCTGGGCTCCAGGCAGCCAAACAGTTCAAAAGTGCCCCTGAGCTTAGTAGCCTGCCCCTCAGCACCCTGAGGCCCCCAGTGCAAGCACCCAAGCCACGCTTCGTCGCTAATCGAGTGGGCATGCAGCCCCATGTCTGGAGGCCCGGAGCTCTGCAGCACTGA